A portion of the Rhinopithecus roxellana isolate Shanxi Qingling chromosome 19, ASM756505v1, whole genome shotgun sequence genome contains these proteins:
- the TAX1BP3 gene encoding tax1-binding protein 3 codes for MSYIPGQPVTAVVQRVEIHKLRQGENLILGFSIGGGIDQDPSQNPFSEDKTDKGIYVTRVSEGGPAEIAGLQIGDKIMQVNGWDMTMVTHDQARKRLTKRSEEVVRLLVTRQSLQKAVQQSMLS; via the exons CAAAGAGTTGAAATTCACAAGCTGCGTCAAGGTGAGAACTTAATCCTGGGTTTTAGCATTGGAGGTGGAATCGACCAGGATCCTTCCCAGAATCCCTTTTCCGAAGACAAGACGGACAAG GGTATTTATGTCACACGGGTGTCCGAAGGAGGCCCTGCTGAAATCGCTGGGCTGCAGATTGGAGACAAGATCATGCAG GTGAACGGCTGGGACATGACCATGGTCACACACGACCAGGCCCGGAAGCGGCTCACCAAGCGCTCGGAGGAGGTGGTACGCCTGCTGGTGACACGGCAGTCACTGCAGAAGGCTGTGCAGCAGTCCATGCTGTCCTAG
- the CTNS gene encoding cystinosin isoform X2, translating into MIRNWLAIFILFTLKLVEKCESTVSLTVPPVVKLENVSSTNVSIALWPPLNATLVITFEITFRSKNITILELPEEVVVPPGVTNSSFQVTSQNVGQVTVYLHGNHSNQTGPRIRFLVIRSNAISIVNQVIGWIYFVAWSVSFYPQVIMNWRRKSVIGLSFDFVALNLTGFVAYSVFNIGLLWVPYIKEQFLLKYPNGVNPVNSNDVFFSLHAVVLTLIVIVQCCLYERGGQRVSWPAIGFLVLAWLFALVTMIVAAVGVTTWLQFLFCFSYIKLAVTLVKYFPQAYMNFYYKSTEGWSIGNVLLDFTGGSFSLLQMFLQSYNNDQWTLIFGDPTKFGLGVFSIFFDIVFFIQHFCLYRKRPGLQAAHTGSGSRLRQDWAPNLQLKALPQTTSVSASSLKG; encoded by the exons ATGATAAGGAATTGGCTggctatttttatcctttttaccCTGAAGCTCGTAGAGAAATGTG AGTCAACCGTCAGCCTTACCGTTCCTCCCGTTGTAAAGCTGGAAAACGTCAGCTCGACCAACGTCAGCATTGCCCTGTG GCCACCATTAAATGCAACCCTGGTGATCACTTTTGAAATCACATTTCGTTCCAAAAATATTACTATCCTTGAGCTCCCCGAAGAA GTGGTGGTGCCTCCCGGAGTGACAAATTCCTCTTTTCAAGTGACATCTCAAAATGTTGGACAAGTTACTGTTTATCTCCATGGAAATCACTCCAATCAGACCGG CCCAAGGATACGCTTTCTTGTGATCCGCAGCAACGCCATTAGCATCGTAAACCAGGTGATTGGCTGGATCTACTTTGTGGCCTGGTCTGTCTCCTTCTACCCTCAGGTGATCATGAATTGGAGACGGAAAAG CGTCATTGGTCTGAGCTTCGACTTTGTGGCTCTGAACCTGACGGGCTTCGTGGCCTACAGTGTATTCAACATCGGCCTCCTATGGGTGCCCTACATCAAG GAGCAGTTTCTCCTCAAATACcccaatggcgtgaaccccgtgAACAGCAACGACGTCTTCTTCAGCCTGCACGCGGTCGTCCTCACTCTGATCGTCATCGTGCAGTGCTGCCTGTATGAG CGCGGTGGCCAGCGTGTGTCCTGGCCTGCCATCGGCTTCCTGGTGCTTGCGTGGCTCTTCGCACTTGTCACCATGATCGTGGCTGCAGTGGGGGTGACCACATGGCTGCAGTTTCTCTTCTGCTTCTCCTACATCAAGCTCGCGGTCACGCTGGTCAAGTATTTTCCACAG GCCTACATGAACTTTTACTACAAAAGCACCGAGGGTTGGAGCATTGGCAACGTGCTCCTGGACTTCACCGGgggcagcttcagcctcctgcagATGTTTCTTCAGTCCTACAACAACG ACCAGTGGACGCTCATCTTCGGAGACCCAACCAAGTTTGGACTCGGGGTCTTCTCCATTTTCTTCGACATCGTCTTCTTCATCCAGCACTTCTGTTTGTACAGAAAGAGACCGGG GCTTCAAGCAGCGCACACAGGCTCTGGCAGCCGTCTCAGGCAGGACTGGGCACCGAACTTGCAGCTAAAGGCCTTGCCCCAAACTACCAGCGTTTCTGCGAGCAGCTTGAAGGGCTGA
- the CTNS gene encoding cystinosin isoform X1, with amino-acid sequence MIRNWLAIFILFTLKLVEKCESTVSLTVPPVVKLENVSSTNVSIALWPPLNATLVITFEITFRSKNITILELPEEVVVPPGVTNSSFQVTSQNVGQVTVYLHGNHSNQTGPRIRFLVIRSNAISIVNQVIGWIYFVAWSVSFYPQVIMNWRRKSVIGLSFDFVALNLTGFVAYSVFNIGLLWVPYIKEQFLLKYPNGVNPVNSNDVFFSLHAVVLTLIVIVQCCLYERGGQRVSWPAIGFLVLAWLFALVTMIVAAVGVTTWLQFLFCFSYIKLAVTLVKYFPQAYMNFYYKSTEGWSIGNVLLDFTGGSFSLLQMFLQSYNNDQWTLIFGDPTKFGLGVFSIFFDIVFFIQHFCLYRKRPGYDQLN; translated from the exons ATGATAAGGAATTGGCTggctatttttatcctttttaccCTGAAGCTCGTAGAGAAATGTG AGTCAACCGTCAGCCTTACCGTTCCTCCCGTTGTAAAGCTGGAAAACGTCAGCTCGACCAACGTCAGCATTGCCCTGTG GCCACCATTAAATGCAACCCTGGTGATCACTTTTGAAATCACATTTCGTTCCAAAAATATTACTATCCTTGAGCTCCCCGAAGAA GTGGTGGTGCCTCCCGGAGTGACAAATTCCTCTTTTCAAGTGACATCTCAAAATGTTGGACAAGTTACTGTTTATCTCCATGGAAATCACTCCAATCAGACCGG CCCAAGGATACGCTTTCTTGTGATCCGCAGCAACGCCATTAGCATCGTAAACCAGGTGATTGGCTGGATCTACTTTGTGGCCTGGTCTGTCTCCTTCTACCCTCAGGTGATCATGAATTGGAGACGGAAAAG CGTCATTGGTCTGAGCTTCGACTTTGTGGCTCTGAACCTGACGGGCTTCGTGGCCTACAGTGTATTCAACATCGGCCTCCTATGGGTGCCCTACATCAAG GAGCAGTTTCTCCTCAAATACcccaatggcgtgaaccccgtgAACAGCAACGACGTCTTCTTCAGCCTGCACGCGGTCGTCCTCACTCTGATCGTCATCGTGCAGTGCTGCCTGTATGAG CGCGGTGGCCAGCGTGTGTCCTGGCCTGCCATCGGCTTCCTGGTGCTTGCGTGGCTCTTCGCACTTGTCACCATGATCGTGGCTGCAGTGGGGGTGACCACATGGCTGCAGTTTCTCTTCTGCTTCTCCTACATCAAGCTCGCGGTCACGCTGGTCAAGTATTTTCCACAG GCCTACATGAACTTTTACTACAAAAGCACCGAGGGTTGGAGCATTGGCAACGTGCTCCTGGACTTCACCGGgggcagcttcagcctcctgcagATGTTTCTTCAGTCCTACAACAACG ACCAGTGGACGCTCATCTTCGGAGACCCAACCAAGTTTGGACTCGGGGTCTTCTCCATTTTCTTCGACATCGTCTTCTTCATCCAGCACTTCTGTTTGTACAGAAAGAGACCGGGGTATGACCAGCTGAACTAG